From Streptomyces sp. HUAS MG91, the proteins below share one genomic window:
- a CDS encoding TerC family protein, with amino-acid sequence MDVSMTLWVLTILGLSALIAVDFFIGRKPHEVSIKEAGIWTVVWIALAVLFGIGVMVWGSGQAGGEFFAGFITEKSLSVDNLFVFILIMAKFSVPTHLQQRVLLFGVLIALVLRAIFIAAGAAIISSFSWVFYLFGAFLIYTAWKLIKEALAGEEEEDFEENRLLKSVEKKFGVADRYHGTKLFIRQHGKKVMTPLLVVMLAIGMTDVLFAMDSIPAIFGLTQDPYIVFTANAFALMGLRQLYFLIGGLLKKLVHLSYGLSVILGFIGVKLILHALHESGVHVPEISIPVSLAVICGVLIITTITSLVASKKQAERDAAEEAQKDSIEA; translated from the coding sequence GTGGACGTATCGATGACCCTGTGGGTGCTCACCATTCTTGGTTTGAGCGCCCTGATCGCGGTCGACTTCTTCATCGGGCGCAAGCCCCATGAGGTGTCGATCAAGGAAGCCGGCATCTGGACCGTGGTCTGGATCGCCCTGGCCGTGCTCTTCGGCATCGGCGTGATGGTCTGGGGCAGCGGCCAGGCCGGCGGTGAGTTCTTCGCCGGCTTCATCACCGAGAAGTCGCTCAGTGTCGACAACCTCTTCGTCTTCATCCTGATCATGGCGAAGTTCTCGGTGCCGACCCACCTGCAGCAGCGCGTGCTGCTCTTCGGTGTGCTCATCGCCCTCGTCCTGCGGGCGATCTTCATCGCGGCGGGCGCCGCGATCATCTCCAGCTTCTCCTGGGTCTTCTACCTCTTCGGTGCCTTCCTCATCTACACCGCCTGGAAGCTCATCAAGGAGGCTCTCGCGGGCGAGGAGGAAGAGGACTTCGAGGAGAACCGCCTCCTGAAGTCGGTGGAGAAGAAGTTCGGCGTCGCGGACCGCTACCACGGCACGAAGCTGTTCATCCGGCAGCACGGCAAGAAGGTCATGACGCCGCTCCTGGTCGTCATGCTCGCCATCGGTATGACCGACGTGCTGTTCGCGATGGACTCGATCCCGGCGATCTTCGGTCTGACCCAGGACCCGTACATCGTCTTCACGGCGAACGCCTTCGCCCTGATGGGGTTGCGCCAGCTGTACTTCCTCATCGGCGGCCTGCTCAAGAAGCTGGTCCACCTGAGCTACGGCCTGTCGGTGATCCTCGGCTTCATCGGCGTGAAGCTGATCCTGCACGCCCTGCACGAGTCCGGCGTGCACGTGCCGGAGATCTCGATCCCGGTCTCGCTCGCCGTCATCTGTGGCGTCCTGATCATCACGACGATCACCAGCCTCGTCGCCTCGAAGAAGCAGGCCGAGCGTGATGCGGCCGAAGAGGCTCAGAAGGACAGCATCGAGGCCTGA
- a CDS encoding TerD family protein, whose amino-acid sequence MAAELVRGQNHPLTQTRLEIRVSAGHPVVAGATLADDRGTVHGVERVAHPGAPALPGLEVPRQAAADHRLAVDLDAMPQDVHRVTVLLALPVGTGGPTRFGAVAAPFVAVTGLDGAEQASYTVTDLDSESAVVALELYRRQGAWKVRAIGQGYADGLAALLADQGVPDARALAGTIHDAVAQGLARAVAPPPRTADESQVRAVAAAGHASGALPPTPAAPAADGPSGSIDYSHPRRQAPPPPPTAQPAEPGKPAAPVAGDATGWTMEERLYNQVWGMFEDLARTTAAYRSAVDFADSRMEQELDRILSGLSDPRSRIGSQGDAAREAARAKHGALVDRAREALDRDLAQLAAESEVVEPALPTPYAGWDNPCWHAYRSPMENPMAVRLGELRLPESDSAGLRIPMLVRLPLERGLWIDAGASAGDVLSDADSLRARAAHTAVLHVARLLAAYPAGEFSVHVIDPAGTATGALAPLVDAGVLAGPPARGAAGVSETLTRLTERVDLVQMAIRAGAADSLSPDVDTAEQLLVVHDFPHGFDDRAITRLRYLADEGPRVGVHLMLVANRTDAAGYGPLLDPLWRALLRLTPVPDDHLADPWVGHTWTYEPPTVPHGSAVLRQVLAEVAKARQERRL is encoded by the coding sequence ATGGCGGCCGAACTGGTGAGGGGCCAGAACCACCCCCTCACCCAGACCCGTCTGGAGATCCGGGTGTCGGCCGGCCACCCGGTCGTCGCGGGCGCCACGCTCGCCGACGACCGGGGCACCGTGCACGGCGTCGAGCGTGTCGCCCACCCCGGCGCGCCCGCCCTGCCGGGCCTCGAAGTACCGCGGCAGGCGGCGGCCGACCACCGCCTCGCCGTCGACCTGGACGCGATGCCGCAGGACGTGCACCGCGTCACCGTCCTGCTCGCCCTGCCCGTCGGCACCGGCGGGCCGACCCGCTTCGGCGCGGTGGCCGCCCCGTTCGTCGCGGTCACCGGCCTCGACGGCGCCGAGCAGGCCAGCTACACCGTCACCGACCTCGACTCGGAGTCGGCCGTCGTCGCCCTGGAGCTGTACCGCAGACAGGGCGCCTGGAAGGTGCGCGCCATCGGCCAGGGCTACGCCGACGGCCTCGCCGCGCTCCTCGCCGACCAGGGCGTGCCGGACGCACGGGCGCTGGCGGGCACCATCCACGACGCCGTCGCCCAGGGTCTGGCCCGCGCGGTGGCACCCCCACCGCGCACGGCGGACGAGAGCCAGGTGCGCGCGGTGGCCGCCGCTGGTCACGCCTCCGGCGCCCTGCCACCCACCCCCGCGGCCCCGGCCGCCGACGGGCCGAGCGGCTCCATCGACTACAGCCACCCCCGCCGCCAGGCCCCGCCGCCTCCGCCCACCGCGCAGCCTGCCGAGCCCGGCAAGCCGGCCGCGCCGGTCGCGGGCGACGCCACCGGCTGGACCATGGAGGAGCGGCTCTACAACCAGGTGTGGGGCATGTTCGAGGACCTGGCCCGCACCACCGCCGCCTATCGCAGCGCCGTCGACTTCGCCGACTCCCGGATGGAGCAGGAGCTCGACCGCATCCTCTCGGGACTGTCCGACCCGCGCAGCCGCATCGGCAGCCAGGGCGACGCCGCCCGCGAGGCCGCGCGGGCCAAGCACGGTGCCCTCGTCGACCGCGCCCGCGAGGCCCTCGACCGGGACCTGGCCCAGCTCGCCGCCGAGTCCGAGGTCGTCGAGCCCGCGCTCCCGACGCCGTACGCAGGCTGGGACAACCCGTGCTGGCACGCCTACCGCAGCCCCATGGAGAACCCCATGGCCGTGCGCCTGGGCGAGCTGAGGCTGCCGGAGAGCGACAGCGCGGGCCTGCGCATCCCCATGCTCGTCCGGCTCCCCCTGGAGCGCGGGCTGTGGATCGACGCGGGCGCCTCAGCGGGTGACGTGCTCAGCGACGCCGACTCGTTGCGGGCCCGCGCCGCGCACACCGCCGTCCTCCATGTCGCCCGGCTGCTCGCCGCGTATCCGGCGGGCGAGTTCAGCGTGCACGTCATCGATCCGGCGGGTACGGCGACGGGCGCCCTGGCCCCGCTGGTCGATGCCGGGGTACTCGCGGGCCCTCCCGCCAGGGGAGCGGCCGGCGTCTCCGAGACGCTGACCCGGCTCACCGAGCGGGTCGACCTCGTCCAGATGGCGATCCGCGCGGGCGCCGCCGACTCCCTGTCGCCCGATGTCGACACGGCCGAGCAGCTGCTCGTGGTGCACGACTTCCCGCACGGTTTCGACGACCGCGCCATCACCCGGCTGCGCTACCTCGCGGACGAGGGGCCGCGGGTGGGCGTCCATCTGATGCTGGTCGCCAACCGCACGGACGCCGCCGGGTACGGGCCGCTCCTCGACCCGCTGTGGCGCGCCCTGCTGCGTCTGACCCCCGTCCCGGACGACCATCTCGCCGACCCCTGGGTCGGCCACACCTGGACGTACGAGCCGCCGACGGTCCCGCACGGCAGTGCGGTCCTGCGCCAAGTCCTCGCGGAGGTGGCGAAAGCCCGGCAGGAGAGGCGCCTCTGA
- a CDS encoding TerD family protein, with the protein MGISLDKGQGISLEKQGGGTLTAVRMGLGWQAAPRRGLFGTRTREIDLDASAVLFADKQPVDVVFFRHLISDDGSVRHTGDNLVGGAGQGGDDEAILVDLARVPVHIDQIVFTVNSFTGQTFQEVQNAFCRLVDETNGQELARFTLDGGGQYTAQIMAKVHRDGAGWRMTALGTPASGRTFQDLLPSILPGL; encoded by the coding sequence GTGGGCATCAGCTTGGACAAGGGGCAGGGGATCAGCCTCGAGAAGCAGGGTGGGGGCACCCTCACCGCTGTGCGGATGGGCCTCGGCTGGCAGGCGGCTCCGCGGCGGGGTCTGTTCGGCACCCGCACCCGCGAGATCGACCTCGACGCCTCCGCGGTCCTCTTCGCGGACAAGCAGCCGGTGGACGTGGTCTTCTTCCGCCACCTCATCAGCGACGACGGCTCGGTGCGGCACACCGGTGACAACCTGGTGGGCGGTGCGGGGCAGGGCGGTGACGACGAGGCGATCCTCGTCGACCTCGCGCGTGTCCCGGTCCACATCGACCAGATCGTCTTCACGGTCAACTCGTTCACGGGCCAGACCTTCCAGGAAGTGCAGAACGCGTTCTGCCGTCTGGTCGATGAGACGAACGGCCAGGAGCTGGCCCGCTTCACGCTCGACGGCGGCGGCCAGTACACGGCGCAGATCATGGCCAAGGTGCACCGGGACGGCGCGGGCTGGAGGATGACGGCCCTGGGCACGCCGGCCAGCGGCCGCACGTTCCAGGACCTGTTGCCCTCCATCCTGCCCGGCCTCTAG
- the uvrB gene encoding excinuclease ABC subunit UvrB: MRPVSKIERTVAPFEVVSPYQPSGDQPAAIAELEKRVTAGEKDVVLLGATGTGKSATTAWMIEKLQRPTLVMAPNKTLAAQLANEFRELLPNNAVEYFVSYYDYYQPEAYVPQSDTYIEKDSSINEEVERLRHSATNSLLTRRDVVVVASVSCIYGLGTPQEYVDRMVPLKVGDEIDRDDLLRRFVDIQYTRNDLAFQRGTFRVRGDTIEIFPVYEELAVRIEMFGDEIESLSTLHPLTGEVISDDDSLYIFPATHYVAGPERLERAANDIEKELGERLTELEKQGKMLEAQRLRMRTTYDLEMLRQIGSCSGVENYSMHFDGREPGSPPNTLLDYFPDDFLLVIDESHVTVPQIGAMYEGDASRKRTLVDHGFRLPSALDNRPLKWEEFQERIGQTVYLSATPGNYELARSDGFVEQIIRPTGLIDPEVVVKPTEGQIDDLVHEIRTRTEKDERVLVTTLTKKMAEDLTDYFLELGIQVRYLHSDVDTLRRVELLRELRAGEYDVLVGINLLREGLDLPEVSLVAILDADKEGFLRSGTSLIQTIGRAARNVSGQVHMYADKITPAMEKAIDETNRRREKQIAYNEANGIDPQPLRKKINDIVASIAREDVDTEALLGTGYRKGGKDGKGAKAPVPSLGTADTGKKKRGKAEPAVPTDRPAAELSEQIEELTERMRAAAADLQFEIAARLRDEVSEMKKELRQMREAGLA; encoded by the coding sequence ATGCGGCCCGTATCCAAGATCGAACGCACGGTGGCACCTTTCGAGGTCGTCAGCCCGTACCAGCCCAGCGGTGACCAGCCCGCGGCCATCGCCGAGCTGGAGAAGCGCGTCACAGCAGGCGAGAAGGACGTCGTCCTGCTCGGCGCGACCGGCACCGGCAAGTCCGCCACCACGGCGTGGATGATCGAGAAACTCCAGCGCCCCACCCTGGTGATGGCGCCGAACAAGACGCTGGCCGCCCAGCTGGCGAACGAATTCCGCGAGCTGCTGCCGAACAACGCGGTGGAGTACTTCGTCTCGTACTACGACTACTACCAGCCCGAGGCGTACGTCCCGCAGTCGGACACGTACATCGAGAAGGACTCCTCGATCAACGAGGAGGTGGAGCGCCTGCGCCACTCGGCGACGAACTCGCTGCTGACCCGCCGCGACGTCGTCGTGGTCGCCTCCGTCTCCTGCATCTACGGCCTCGGCACGCCCCAGGAGTACGTGGACCGCATGGTCCCCCTGAAGGTCGGCGACGAGATCGACCGCGACGACCTGCTGCGCCGCTTCGTCGACATCCAGTACACGCGCAACGACCTGGCGTTCCAGCGCGGCACCTTCCGGGTGCGCGGCGACACCATCGAGATCTTCCCGGTCTACGAGGAGCTCGCGGTCCGCATCGAGATGTTCGGCGACGAGATCGAGTCGCTCTCCACCCTCCACCCGCTCACCGGAGAGGTCATCAGCGACGACGACTCGCTGTACATCTTCCCGGCGACCCACTACGTGGCGGGCCCCGAGCGCCTGGAGCGCGCGGCGAACGACATCGAGAAGGAGCTGGGCGAGCGCCTCACCGAGCTGGAGAAGCAGGGCAAGATGCTGGAGGCCCAGCGTCTGCGCATGCGCACCACGTACGACCTCGAGATGCTCCGCCAGATCGGCTCCTGCTCCGGCGTGGAGAACTACTCGATGCACTTCGACGGCCGCGAGCCCGGCTCCCCGCCCAACACGCTGCTCGACTACTTCCCGGACGACTTCCTGCTCGTCATCGACGAGTCGCACGTCACCGTGCCGCAGATCGGCGCCATGTACGAGGGCGACGCCTCCCGCAAGCGCACCCTGGTCGACCACGGCTTCCGCCTGCCGTCCGCGCTCGACAACCGCCCCCTCAAGTGGGAGGAGTTCCAGGAGCGCATCGGCCAGACCGTCTACCTGTCGGCGACGCCCGGGAACTACGAGCTGGCCCGCTCGGACGGCTTCGTCGAGCAGATCATCCGCCCCACCGGCCTCATCGACCCCGAGGTCGTCGTCAAGCCCACCGAGGGGCAGATCGACGACCTGGTGCACGAGATCCGCACGCGCACCGAGAAGGACGAGCGCGTCCTCGTCACCACGCTCACCAAGAAGATGGCCGAGGACCTCACGGACTACTTCCTGGAGCTGGGCATCCAGGTGCGCTACCTGCACAGCGACGTGGACACCCTGCGCCGCGTCGAGCTGCTGCGCGAACTGCGCGCGGGCGAGTACGACGTCCTGGTCGGCATCAACCTGCTGCGTGAGGGCCTCGACCTGCCCGAGGTGTCCCTGGTGGCGATCCTCGACGCCGACAAGGAGGGCTTCCTGCGCTCCGGGACGTCCCTGATCCAGACCATCGGCCGCGCCGCGCGAAACGTGTCGGGACAGGTCCACATGTACGCCGACAAGATCACCCCGGCGATGGAGAAGGCCATCGACGAGACCAACCGCCGCCGCGAGAAGCAGATCGCGTACAACGAGGCGAACGGCATCGACCCGCAGCCCCTGCGCAAGAAGATCAACGACATCGTGGCGTCCATCGCGCGCGAGGACGTCGACACGGAGGCGCTGCTCGGCACCGGCTACCGCAAGGGCGGCAAGGACGGAAAGGGTGCCAAGGCCCCCGTCCCCTCGCTCGGCACGGCGGACACGGGCAAGAAGAAGCGCGGCAAGGCGGAGCCGGCCGTGCCCACCGACCGTCCCGCGGCCGAGCTCTCCGAGCAGATCGAGGAGCTGACCGAGCGGATGCGCGCCGCGGCGGCCGACCTCCAGTTCGAGATCGCGGCGCGCCTGCGCGACGAGGTGTCGGAGATGAAGAAGGAGCTGCGGCAGATGAGGGAGGCGGGCCTGGCCTGA
- a CDS encoding MHYT domain-containing protein has translation MQGTVDGFSYGLVTPVVAYLMACLGGALGLRCTTRSLLVANTWRAGWLVLGSAAIGSGIWTMHFIAMMGFSVEGVPIHYDMATTFASLGVAIVMVGVGVFIVGYKGATGPALFTGGTITGLGVATMHYLGMAGMRLHGTIQYNILTVVASVVIAMVAATLALWAAVQVRGILWSLGASLVMGLAVSGMHYMAMTGVSVHMQGSVSGNPGGDTAAGIIAPMMIGPLCFLLLAGVVVMFDPLMVMGRPDWRDAQEAADHRADASATRTPFRTPRPRRSFGRQGAGRTTQDW, from the coding sequence ATGCAGGGCACGGTCGACGGCTTCAGTTATGGACTCGTCACACCGGTAGTGGCGTACCTCATGGCCTGCCTGGGAGGCGCGCTGGGCTTGCGCTGCACGACCAGATCGCTCCTGGTGGCCAACACCTGGCGGGCCGGTTGGCTCGTCCTCGGCTCGGCCGCCATCGGCTCCGGCATCTGGACGATGCACTTCATCGCGATGATGGGCTTCTCCGTCGAGGGAGTGCCGATCCACTACGACATGGCGACGACGTTCGCGAGCCTCGGGGTCGCCATCGTCATGGTCGGCGTCGGCGTCTTCATCGTCGGCTACAAGGGAGCGACCGGCCCCGCCCTCTTCACCGGAGGCACCATCACCGGTCTGGGCGTCGCCACGATGCACTACCTCGGAATGGCCGGAATGCGCCTTCACGGGACGATTCAGTACAACATCCTCACCGTGGTGGCCTCCGTGGTGATCGCCATGGTGGCCGCCACCCTGGCCCTGTGGGCGGCCGTACAGGTGCGCGGCATCCTCTGGAGCCTCGGCGCGAGCCTCGTCATGGGGCTCGCCGTGTCCGGCATGCACTACATGGCGATGACGGGCGTCAGCGTCCACATGCAGGGCTCGGTCAGCGGCAATCCCGGAGGCGACACGGCCGCCGGCATCATCGCGCCCATGATGATCGGCCCGCTCTGCTTCCTCCTCCTGGCCGGAGTGGTCGTCATGTTCGATCCGCTGATGGTCATGGGCCGCCCCGACTGGCGCGACGCCCAGGAGGCGGCGGACCACCGCGCCGACGCCTCGGCCACCCGTACTCCGTTCCGGACCCCCCGGCCGCGGCGCTCCTTCGGCCGGCAGGGGGCGGGCCGCACCACGCAGGACTGGTGA
- a CDS encoding glycerophosphodiester phosphodiesterase family protein has protein sequence MVLPTAAQAAPGSTPHDGPVIVAHRGASAYAPENTLEAVDKADRLGFDWVENDVQRTKDGALVVLHDTTLARTTDAEQVFPDRAPWNVRDFTAAEIAKLDAGSWKGTAFTGARIPTLHQYLKRVERNHQKLLMEIKSPELYPGIEDQILRQLGRDGWLNRGHVKKRLVIQSFDAASVRTVHERRPDITTGFLGTPAVAELPAYAKFADQINPSNTTIGTDYVAAVHAFKGPHGKPLQVYTWTVNDAAAAQRVAGFGVDGIITNNPDVVRGALAD, from the coding sequence CTGGTCCTGCCCACGGCGGCCCAGGCCGCCCCCGGGTCCACCCCTCACGACGGTCCGGTGATCGTCGCCCACCGCGGTGCCTCCGCCTACGCCCCCGAAAATACTCTCGAAGCAGTCGACAAAGCGGACAGGCTCGGCTTCGACTGGGTCGAGAACGATGTCCAGCGCACCAAGGACGGCGCTCTGGTGGTGCTGCACGACACGACCCTGGCGCGCACCACCGACGCGGAGCAGGTCTTTCCCGACCGCGCTCCGTGGAACGTACGGGACTTCACCGCCGCCGAGATCGCCAAGCTGGACGCGGGCAGCTGGAAGGGCACCGCGTTCACGGGCGCGCGGATCCCGACGCTGCACCAGTACCTGAAGCGGGTGGAACGCAACCACCAGAAACTCCTCATGGAGATCAAGTCGCCCGAGCTGTACCCGGGCATCGAGGACCAGATCCTGCGGCAGCTGGGCCGGGACGGCTGGCTGAATCGCGGGCACGTCAAGAAGCGGCTGGTCATCCAGAGCTTCGACGCCGCGAGCGTCCGGACGGTGCACGAGCGGCGGCCCGACATCACGACCGGCTTCCTGGGCACCCCCGCCGTGGCGGAGCTGCCCGCGTACGCGAAATTCGCCGATCAGATCAATCCGTCGAACACGACGATCGGCACGGACTACGTCGCCGCGGTGCACGCGTTCAAGGGGCCGCACGGCAAGCCCCTCCAGGTCTACACATGGACCGTCAACGACGCGGCGGCGGCGCAGCGCGTGGCCGGGTTCGGGGTCGACGGGATCATCACGAACAACCCCGACGTCGTGCGTGGGGCGCTGGCCGACTGA
- a CDS encoding methylated-DNA--[protein]-cysteine S-methyltransferase, protein MDATGQNEQGTAAARQRVVWAVVDSDIGPLLLAATRDGLANVVFHATDAVRDKALGRLGSRFGTEPVEEPDSPLLADAIRQLAEYFAGRRRDFELPLDWSLITGFNREVLRELAAGVSYGAVVGYGDLARRVGQPAAAQAVGAAMGANPLPVVVPCHRVVERDGGIGGFGGGLETKRKLLALEGVLPEPLF, encoded by the coding sequence ATGGACGCCACCGGGCAGAACGAGCAGGGCACGGCCGCCGCGCGGCAGCGGGTCGTGTGGGCCGTCGTGGACAGCGACATCGGGCCGCTGCTGCTGGCCGCCACGAGGGACGGCCTGGCGAACGTGGTCTTCCACGCCACGGACGCGGTCCGGGACAAGGCGCTCGGCCGGCTCGGCTCCCGTTTCGGGACCGAGCCCGTCGAGGAGCCGGACTCTCCGCTGCTCGCCGACGCGATACGGCAGTTGGCGGAGTATTTCGCCGGGCGGCGGCGCGACTTCGAGCTGCCGCTCGACTGGTCGCTGATCACCGGGTTCAACCGGGAGGTGCTGCGCGAGCTGGCGGCCGGGGTGTCGTACGGCGCGGTCGTGGGGTACGGGGATCTGGCCCGGCGGGTCGGGCAGCCGGCCGCCGCTCAGGCCGTGGGGGCGGCGATGGGGGCGAATCCGCTGCCGGTCGTGGTGCCGTGCCACCGCGTCGTGGAGCGCGACGGCGGCATCGGGGGCTTCGGGGGCGGGCTGGAGACGAAGCGGAAGCTGCTCGCGCTGGAAGGGGTGTTGCCCGAACCTCTGTTCTGA
- a CDS encoding MFS transporter — MGADVVALQRRTQRVLVASQILGGLGTATGIALAAVLAKQVSGDEALSGLASTASVAGTAVLSVPLAALMNARGRRAGLVLAYLIGVAGAVLTVIAAVAGSFPLLLVGLAGFGAASSANLQARYAAADLAAPDRRARAISTVVWATTIGAVLGPNIAAPAGRSVSGFGIPKEAGPFVWAAGVFLLSAALVQIMLRPDPLLTARAAAPAEERRPEARSVRAGFAAVAASPRARLALVTVAVSHTAMVSVMSMTPVDLQHHGAGIQLIGLVISGHITGMYAFSPVMGRLADRFGRLTVIGLAVGLLACAALLAGTADGSRAQSAAGLFTLGLGWSAGLVAGSALLTDSVPQAARAAAQGLSDLTTSLSAGVGGATAGLVVATASYAWLNLAAACLLLPLGALALFTRRTAQQA, encoded by the coding sequence ATCGGTGCGGACGTCGTCGCGTTGCAGCGGCGTACGCAGCGGGTGCTCGTCGCCTCGCAGATACTCGGCGGTCTGGGAACCGCGACGGGGATCGCGCTGGCCGCTGTGCTCGCCAAGCAGGTGAGCGGGGACGAGGCGTTGTCCGGGCTCGCGTCCACCGCGAGCGTCGCCGGGACCGCGGTGCTCTCCGTGCCGCTGGCCGCGTTGATGAACGCGCGAGGGCGACGGGCCGGGCTCGTGCTCGCCTATCTGATCGGCGTGGCCGGCGCGGTGCTGACCGTGATCGCCGCCGTGGCAGGAAGCTTCCCGCTGCTGCTCGTCGGGCTCGCCGGGTTCGGCGCGGCGTCGTCCGCGAATCTGCAGGCCCGGTACGCGGCGGCCGATCTGGCGGCGCCGGACCGGCGGGCCCGCGCGATCTCGACCGTCGTGTGGGCCACCACCATCGGCGCCGTGCTCGGGCCCAACATCGCGGCGCCGGCGGGCCGCAGCGTCAGCGGGTTCGGGATACCGAAGGAGGCCGGGCCGTTCGTGTGGGCGGCCGGAGTCTTCCTCCTGTCCGCGGCCCTGGTGCAGATCATGCTGCGGCCCGATCCGCTGCTGACCGCACGCGCGGCGGCCCCCGCCGAGGAGCGAAGACCCGAGGCCCGCTCCGTCCGGGCGGGCTTCGCGGCGGTCGCCGCCTCGCCGCGGGCCCGGCTCGCGCTGGTGACGGTCGCCGTGTCGCACACCGCGATGGTGTCGGTCATGTCGATGACACCGGTGGATCTCCAGCACCATGGCGCGGGCATCCAGCTGATCGGGCTCGTGATCAGTGGGCACATCACGGGGATGTACGCGTTCTCCCCGGTCATGGGGCGGCTGGCCGACCGGTTCGGGCGGCTCACGGTGATCGGACTCGCCGTCGGACTGCTCGCGTGTGCGGCGCTGCTGGCCGGGACGGCGGACGGCAGTCGCGCACAGAGCGCCGCGGGCCTGTTCACGCTCGGGCTCGGCTGGTCGGCGGGGCTCGTCGCGGGGTCCGCGCTGCTCACCGACTCGGTGCCGCAGGCAGCTCGGGCCGCCGCACAGGGGTTGTCCGATCTGACGACGAGCCTCTCGGCGGGTGTCGGCGGCGCGACCGCGGGGCTGGTGGTGGCCACGGCGAGCTACGCGTGGCTGAACCTGGCGGCGGCCTGCCTGCTGCTGCCGCTCGGCGCGCTCGCACTGTTCACCCGCCGCACAGCCCAACAGGCCTGA
- a CDS encoding cupin domain-containing protein: MTANDQTAAATAASAPSFAVRVPDVELEPEPLDPAQIVSGTPEVTGKVLWESADGTQLRGIWQITPGVVTDTEANELFVVVSGRATVEVEGGDTLEVGPGSAAVLREGDRTTWTVHETLRKAYHITLS; this comes from the coding sequence ATGACCGCGAACGATCAGACCGCAGCCGCCACGGCCGCCTCCGCCCCCTCTTTCGCCGTGCGCGTCCCGGACGTGGAGCTCGAACCGGAGCCGCTCGACCCCGCGCAGATCGTCTCCGGCACCCCCGAGGTCACCGGCAAGGTGCTGTGGGAGTCGGCGGACGGCACGCAGCTGCGCGGCATCTGGCAGATCACGCCCGGAGTGGTCACCGACACCGAGGCGAACGAACTGTTCGTGGTCGTCAGCGGCCGCGCCACCGTCGAGGTCGAGGGCGGCGACACCCTGGAGGTCGGCCCGGGCAGCGCGGCGGTGCTGCGCGAGGGCGATCGCACGACGTGGACCGTGCACGAGACGCTGCGCAAGGCGTACCACATCACCCTCAGCTGA
- a CDS encoding GlsB/YeaQ/YmgE family stress response membrane protein, which produces MEISGILSAIVIGIIIGVLGRLVLPGRQRIGILATIAVGIVAALLGSAIAAGLDVADTNGVDWIEWLIQIGLAALGVGLLDRGRARR; this is translated from the coding sequence ATGGAGATCTCCGGGATTCTCAGCGCGATAGTGATCGGCATCATCATCGGCGTGCTCGGGCGGCTGGTCCTGCCCGGGCGGCAACGGATCGGGATCCTGGCGACGATCGCCGTCGGCATCGTGGCGGCCCTGCTCGGCTCGGCGATCGCCGCGGGCCTCGACGTCGCCGACACCAACGGGGTGGACTGGATCGAGTGGCTGATCCAGATCGGCCTGGCCGCGCTGGGAGTGGGGCTGCTCGACCGCGGCCGGGCGCGCCGCTGA